A region from the Mycolicibacterium litorale genome encodes:
- a CDS encoding DUF427 domain-containing protein codes for MAQQMSGILGAAFDTLRYEPTPKRIRVTLAGEPVADTDRALLVWEPRRIVPTYAVPLDALTAQLVPVGAESGSEENTRRRLDPTVPFAAHSCEGTEYDVVAGEETGAAAAFRPADPDVADYVVLEFAVFNWHEECEPVVSHPHDPFHRIDVLRSRRHVRVEHEGRVLAESSRPLLLFETNLPMRCYLPPGDVGELGPSDTVTYCAYKGRATYFSVPGGPRDVAWTYREPLHDGAPVRDHVCFFDERVDVIVDGVTAERPVTQWSEPGV; via the coding sequence ATGGCCCAGCAGATGAGCGGCATCCTCGGCGCGGCGTTCGACACGCTGCGCTACGAGCCGACGCCGAAACGGATCCGGGTCACCCTCGCCGGCGAACCGGTCGCCGACACCGACCGGGCGCTGCTCGTCTGGGAGCCGCGCCGCATCGTGCCCACCTACGCCGTGCCGCTCGACGCCCTCACCGCCCAGCTGGTGCCGGTCGGCGCGGAGTCCGGCTCCGAGGAGAACACCCGGCGGCGGCTCGACCCCACCGTGCCGTTCGCCGCGCACTCGTGTGAGGGCACTGAATACGACGTGGTGGCCGGGGAGGAGACCGGCGCCGCCGCGGCGTTCCGCCCGGCCGACCCGGACGTCGCCGATTACGTGGTGCTCGAGTTCGCGGTCTTCAACTGGCACGAGGAATGCGAACCGGTCGTCAGTCACCCGCACGACCCGTTCCACCGCATCGACGTGCTGCGCAGCCGCCGGCACGTGCGGGTGGAACACGAGGGCAGGGTGCTCGCGGAATCGTCGCGGCCGCTGCTGCTGTTCGAGACGAACCTGCCGATGCGGTGCTACCTCCCGCCCGGCGACGTCGGGGAACTCGGGCCCAGCGACACCGTCACCTACTGCGCGTACAAGGGCCGCGCCACCTACTTCTCGGTGCCCGGCGGCCCGCGCGACGTCGCCTGGACCTACCGCGAACCCCTGCACGACGGCGCCCCGGTGCGCGACCACGTCTGCTTCTTCGACGAACGCGTCGACGTGATCGTCGACGGGGTCACGGCCGAACGGCCAGTCACCCAGTGGAGTGAACCCGGCGTTTGA
- a CDS encoding NAD-dependent epimerase/dehydratase family protein, protein MSTALVIGANGFLGSHVTRRLVTDGHDVRVMVRPTAKTIGIDDLAVQRFTGDIWDDETLREAMTGCDDVYYCVVDARGWLRDPAPLFRTNVDGTRNVLDVAVGIPLRRFVFTSSYVTVGRRRGRRATEADAVDVRRVTPYVRSRVQGEELVLRYARERGLPGVAMCVSTTYGSGDWGRTPHGAIIAGAALGKLPFVMSGIELEAVGVDDAARALILAAEKGRVGERYLISEKMISNADVARIAAEAAGVAPPARSIPLPVSYALAALGSAKSRLRGTDERMSLESLRLMRAEAELDHGKAVRELGWQPRPVEESIREAAQFWVGLRNAKRASRTQA, encoded by the coding sequence GTGAGCACCGCACTGGTCATCGGCGCCAACGGCTTCCTCGGCTCCCACGTCACCCGCCGGCTCGTCACCGACGGCCACGACGTGCGGGTGATGGTGCGCCCGACGGCCAAGACCATCGGCATCGACGACCTCGCGGTGCAGCGCTTCACCGGTGACATCTGGGACGACGAGACCCTGCGCGAGGCGATGACCGGGTGCGACGACGTCTACTACTGCGTGGTCGACGCCCGTGGCTGGTTACGCGACCCCGCGCCGCTGTTCCGCACCAATGTCGACGGCACCCGCAACGTGCTCGACGTGGCCGTCGGTATTCCGTTGCGCCGCTTCGTGTTCACCAGCAGCTATGTCACCGTCGGGCGGCGTCGGGGCAGGCGGGCCACCGAGGCCGACGCCGTCGACGTCCGCCGCGTCACCCCGTACGTGCGGTCGCGGGTGCAGGGCGAGGAGCTGGTGCTGCGGTACGCCCGCGAGCGTGGCCTGCCCGGTGTGGCCATGTGCGTGTCGACGACGTACGGCAGCGGCGACTGGGGCCGTACCCCGCACGGGGCGATCATCGCCGGGGCCGCGCTGGGCAAGTTGCCGTTCGTGATGAGCGGTATCGAACTCGAAGCGGTCGGGGTGGATGACGCGGCCCGCGCACTGATCCTGGCCGCCGAGAAGGGCCGCGTCGGTGAGCGCTACCTGATCTCGGAGAAGATGATCAGCAACGCCGACGTCGCGAGGATCGCCGCGGAGGCTGCCGGGGTGGCGCCGCCGGCGCGGTCGATCCCGCTGCCCGTCTCGTACGCGCTCGCCGCGCTGGGCAGCGCCAAGTCGCGGTTACGCGGCACCGACGAACGGATGTCGCTGGAGTCGTTGCGGCTGATGCGCGCCGAGGCCGAACTCGACCACGGCAAGGCGGTGCGTGAGCTGGGCTGGCAGCCGCGGCCCGTGGAGGAGTCGATCCGCGAGGCCGCGCAGTTCTGG
- a CDS encoding TetR/AcrR family transcriptional regulator: protein MSDPTMESTRRRLTAKQADTVDRLGRAAVDILNRDGFAGLTVRRVAAEAGVGAATAYTYFSSKEHLVAEVFWRRLSAAPPAAHQSDDPATRVVEVLRDIALLVADEPEFAGAVTNALLGKDPDVEALRQRIGRDVRDRLVNALGPPIDFDVIEALELLYVGALVWAGMGYSSYDDMTQRLERSARLVLG, encoded by the coding sequence GTGTCCGATCCGACCATGGAGTCGACTCGGCGCCGTCTGACCGCGAAACAAGCCGACACTGTCGACCGGCTGGGACGCGCCGCGGTCGACATCCTCAACCGTGACGGTTTCGCCGGTCTGACCGTACGTCGTGTCGCCGCCGAGGCCGGTGTGGGCGCCGCAACCGCCTACACGTACTTCTCGTCCAAGGAGCACCTCGTCGCGGAGGTGTTCTGGCGCAGGCTGTCGGCCGCGCCGCCGGCCGCCCATCAGTCCGACGATCCCGCCACCCGGGTGGTCGAGGTCCTGCGCGACATCGCGCTGCTGGTGGCCGACGAGCCCGAGTTCGCCGGTGCGGTGACGAACGCGCTGCTCGGCAAGGACCCGGATGTGGAGGCGCTGCGCCAGCGCATCGGCCGCGACGTGCGCGACCGGTTGGTCAACGCGCTGGGGCCGCCGATCGACTTCGACGTGATCGAGGCACTCGAGCTGCTCTACGTCGGGGCCCTGGTGTGGGCGGGTATGGGCTACTCGTCCTACGACGACATGACCCAGCGCCTGGAGCGGTCGGCGCGCCTGGTGCTCGGTTAG
- a CDS encoding glycosyltransferase family 4 protein yields the protein MRIALLSYRSKTHCGGQGVYVRHLSRGLADLGHDVEVFSGQPYPEGLDPRVRLTKVPSLDLYREPDPFRVPRPSEIRDRIDLLELLTTWTAGFPEPKTFTMRVARLLSQRRGDFDVVHDNQSLGTGLLQIAATGLPVVATVHHPITRDKVVDVAAARWWRKPLVRRWYGFAEMQKQVARRIPELLTVSSSSATDIADDFGVSPEQLHVVPLGVDTELFRPADHRVSGRIIAIASADVPLKGISHLLHAVARLRVERNLDVQLVSKLEPNGPTEKLIAELGISDIVHSSSGLSDGELAALLASAEVACIPSLYEGFSLPAVEAMASGTPIVASRAGALPEVVGDDGECARLVAPGDVDELTLALGELLDSPTQRHRLGAAGRRRALDVFSWESVAAQTVSVYERAMAIC from the coding sequence ATGCGCATCGCTTTGTTGTCCTACCGCAGCAAAACGCACTGCGGAGGCCAGGGGGTCTACGTCCGGCACCTCAGCCGCGGACTGGCCGATCTCGGTCACGACGTCGAGGTCTTCTCCGGTCAGCCCTACCCCGAGGGGCTCGATCCGCGGGTCCGGCTGACCAAGGTGCCCAGCCTTGACCTCTACCGTGAACCCGACCCGTTCCGGGTGCCGCGACCCAGCGAGATCCGCGACCGCATCGACCTGCTCGAGCTGTTGACGACGTGGACAGCCGGGTTCCCCGAACCCAAGACGTTCACGATGCGGGTCGCGCGCCTGCTCTCCCAGCGGCGTGGCGACTTCGACGTGGTGCACGACAACCAGAGCCTCGGTACCGGGCTGCTGCAGATCGCCGCGACGGGCCTGCCGGTGGTGGCCACCGTGCACCACCCGATCACGCGCGACAAGGTGGTCGACGTGGCGGCCGCCCGCTGGTGGCGTAAACCGCTGGTGCGCCGCTGGTACGGCTTCGCCGAGATGCAGAAGCAGGTCGCGCGACGGATTCCGGAACTGCTCACGGTGTCCTCCTCATCGGCCACCGACATCGCCGACGACTTCGGGGTGTCGCCCGAACAGCTGCACGTCGTACCGCTGGGTGTCGACACCGAACTCTTCCGGCCCGCCGACCACCGCGTCAGCGGACGCATCATCGCGATCGCCAGTGCCGACGTGCCGCTCAAGGGCATCAGTCACCTGCTGCACGCCGTCGCCCGGTTGCGGGTCGAGCGCAACCTCGACGTCCAGCTGGTCTCCAAACTCGAGCCCAACGGCCCGACCGAGAAGCTGATCGCCGAACTCGGCATCTCCGACATCGTGCACAGCTCCAGCGGCCTGTCCGACGGGGAACTCGCGGCGCTGCTGGCCTCGGCCGAGGTGGCCTGCATCCCGTCGCTGTACGAGGGCTTCTCGCTGCCGGCGGTCGAGGCGATGGCCAGCGGAACGCCCATCGTGGCCAGCCGGGCCGGCGCCCTGCCCGAGGTGGTGGGCGACGACGGCGAGTGCGCGCGCCTGGTCGCGCCCGGAGACGTCGACGAGCTGACCCTGGCGCTGGGCGAACTGCTCGACTCACCCACCCAGCGGCACCGCCTCGGCGCCGCGGGCCGACGCCGGGCGCTCGACGTGTTCAGCTGGGAATCGGTTGCCGCGCAGACGGTTTCGGTATACGAGAGGGCGATGGCGATATGCTGA
- the msrB gene encoding peptide-methionine (R)-S-oxide reductase MsrB — protein MAQGYNRNPAAVSALSPEQYHVTQENGTERPFTGEYWGNHEPGIYVDVVSGEPLFASVHKFESGSGWPSFTRPLEAANVTEKRDFSHLMIRTEVRSAHADSHLGHVFTDGPRSEGGLRYCINSAALRFVHLDELEAQGYGEYKTLFTKEETR, from the coding sequence GTGGCACAGGGCTACAACAGGAATCCCGCCGCGGTCAGCGCGCTGTCCCCCGAGCAGTACCACGTCACACAGGAGAACGGCACGGAGCGGCCGTTCACCGGTGAGTACTGGGGCAACCACGAACCGGGTATCTACGTCGACGTGGTCTCGGGCGAGCCGCTGTTCGCCTCGGTCCACAAGTTCGAGAGCGGCAGCGGGTGGCCCAGCTTCACCCGGCCGCTGGAGGCGGCCAATGTCACGGAGAAGCGCGACTTCAGCCATCTGATGATCCGCACCGAGGTGCGGTCGGCCCACGCCGACAGCCATCTCGGTCACGTCTTCACCGACGGGCCTCGCTCCGAAGGCGGGCTGCGGTACTGCATCAACTCGGCGGCACTGCGGTTCGTGCACCTCGACGAGCTCGAGGCGCAAGGATATGGGGAGTACAAGACGCTGTTCACCAAGGAGGAGACGCGATGA
- a CDS encoding class I SAM-dependent methyltransferase — translation MSPTETDLPPRAARLFALADEAIGFMPADEGRTLYDTAVRYLGDGVGVEIGTYCGKSTLMLGAAAQETGGVVFTVDHHHGSEEHQPGWEYHDATMVDPVTGRFDTLPTMRHTLDAADLDEHVVAVVGRSPVVARGWRTPLRLLFIDGGHTEEAAQRDFDGWAKWVEPGGALVIHDVFPNPDDGGQAPFHIYRRALDTGAFREVGATGSMRVLERTAGGAGSLS, via the coding sequence ATGAGCCCCACCGAAACTGACCTTCCGCCCCGCGCCGCACGTCTGTTCGCGCTCGCCGACGAGGCCATCGGCTTCATGCCCGCCGACGAGGGCCGCACGCTCTACGACACCGCGGTGCGGTATCTCGGCGACGGTGTCGGCGTCGAGATCGGTACCTACTGCGGCAAGTCGACGCTGATGCTCGGTGCGGCCGCGCAGGAGACCGGTGGCGTGGTGTTCACCGTCGACCACCATCACGGCTCCGAGGAGCACCAGCCGGGTTGGGAGTACCACGACGCCACCATGGTCGACCCGGTGACGGGACGGTTCGACACGCTGCCGACGATGCGGCACACGCTCGACGCCGCCGACCTCGACGAGCACGTCGTCGCGGTGGTCGGGCGCTCGCCCGTGGTGGCGCGCGGGTGGCGAACCCCGTTGCGGCTGTTGTTCATCGACGGCGGCCACACCGAGGAGGCCGCACAGCGCGACTTCGACGGCTGGGCGAAATGGGTGGAGCCGGGCGGCGCGCTGGTGATCCACGACGTGTTCCCGAATCCCGACGACGGTGGGCAGGCGCCGTTCCACATCTACCGCAGGGCGCTGGACACCGGCGCGTTCCGCGAGGTCGGTGCCACCGGGTCGATGCGGGTGCTGGAGCGGACGGCGGGCGGCGCGGGCTCGCTGTCCTGA
- a CDS encoding DUF222 domain-containing protein, whose translation MSSIRERIMDAMDAADTLSARLAAIPVAGMGRAETQAVLIRLSRLREQSQEVERRMIGQLVASGTPSQFGARTWAEVLSRRLRISPGEAQRRIAEAVSGDPSAA comes from the coding sequence ATGAGTTCGATACGAGAGCGGATCATGGATGCGATGGATGCCGCCGACACGCTGTCCGCGCGACTCGCGGCCATTCCGGTGGCGGGGATGGGCCGCGCGGAGACGCAAGCGGTGCTGATCCGGTTGAGCCGACTGCGCGAGCAGTCGCAGGAGGTGGAGCGTCGCATGATCGGGCAGCTGGTCGCCTCGGGCACCCCGTCCCAGTTCGGCGCACGGACCTGGGCGGAGGTACTGTCCCGCCGGTTGCGCATCTCCCCCGGCGAGGCGCAGCGCCGCATCGCCGAGGCCGTCAGCGGGGATCCGTCTGCCGCTTGA
- a CDS encoding cytochrome P450 → MSEATVADVPTSSPTAVNLPPALRLSMPVQGIAYAFARRQLVARLAKRHGPAFCLNIPMFGRTVIVADPQLAKQLFMAPTDAVGNIQPNLSRVLGPGSVFALDGAEHKRRRRLLTPPLHGRSVKNYEKVFEEETLRESAAWPEGQTFPTLEPMMRITLNAILRAVFGADGQKLDELRRIIPPWVTLGSRLAVIPSPPRTFGRLTPWGRLADYRRRYDEVIDRLIDEVRSDPRFDERDDVLALLLRSTYEDGTEMSRSEIADELLTLLAAGHETTASTLGWAFERISRHPDVLDKLVAEAATDDNEYRQATIYEVQRNRTVIDFAGRHVHAPTFELGEWVIPRGYSIVVALSEIHEQADDYVDPERFSPERFVGARPSPLTHVPFGGGTRRCIGAVFANVEMDVVLRTVLRHFIIEPTTAPGEKVHSRGVAYTPKAGGRVTLRRRPQPLA, encoded by the coding sequence ATGAGCGAAGCGACCGTTGCCGACGTCCCCACCTCGAGCCCCACCGCGGTGAACCTGCCGCCGGCCCTGCGGCTGTCGATGCCGGTGCAGGGGATCGCCTACGCGTTCGCGCGCCGTCAGCTCGTCGCCCGGCTGGCCAAACGGCACGGCCCGGCCTTCTGCCTCAACATCCCGATGTTCGGCCGCACGGTGATCGTCGCCGACCCGCAACTGGCCAAACAGCTGTTCATGGCGCCCACCGACGCGGTCGGCAACATCCAGCCCAACCTCAGCCGGGTGCTGGGCCCGGGATCGGTGTTCGCCCTCGACGGGGCCGAGCACAAACGCCGCCGCCGGCTGCTCACCCCGCCGCTGCACGGCAGGAGCGTCAAGAACTACGAGAAGGTCTTCGAAGAGGAGACCCTGCGCGAATCCGCCGCATGGCCGGAGGGGCAGACGTTCCCGACGCTCGAGCCGATGATGCGCATCACCCTCAACGCGATCCTGCGCGCGGTGTTCGGCGCCGACGGCCAGAAGCTCGACGAACTGCGCCGCATCATCCCGCCGTGGGTCACGCTGGGGTCGCGGCTCGCGGTGATCCCCAGCCCGCCGCGCACGTTCGGCCGCCTCACGCCGTGGGGCCGGCTCGCCGACTACCGCAGGCGCTACGACGAGGTGATCGACCGGTTGATCGACGAGGTCCGCTCCGACCCACGCTTCGACGAGCGTGACGACGTGCTGGCGCTGCTGTTGCGCAGCACCTACGAGGACGGGACGGAGATGTCGCGCAGCGAGATCGCCGACGAACTGCTCACCCTGCTCGCCGCCGGCCACGAGACGACGGCGTCCACGCTCGGATGGGCGTTCGAGCGGATCAGCAGGCACCCCGACGTCCTGGACAAACTGGTCGCCGAGGCGGCGACCGACGACAACGAATACCGCCAGGCGACGATCTACGAGGTGCAGCGCAACCGCACCGTCATCGACTTCGCGGGCCGCCACGTCCACGCGCCGACGTTCGAACTCGGCGAGTGGGTGATCCCCCGTGGCTATTCGATCGTGGTGGCGCTGAGCGAGATCCACGAACAGGCCGACGACTACGTCGACCCGGAACGGTTCTCACCGGAACGGTTCGTCGGCGCGCGCCCGTCGCCGCTGACGCACGTCCCGTTCGGGGGCGGAACGCGCCGGTGCATCGGCGCGGTGTTCGCCAACGTCGAGATGGACGTCGTCCTGCGGACCGTCCTGCGCCACTTCATCATCGAGCCCACGACGGCGCCGGGGGAGAAGGTGCACTCCCGCGGTGTCGCCTACACGCCGAAGGCCGGCGGGCGGGTCACCCTGCGCCGCCGGCCCCAGCCGCTGGCCTGA
- a CDS encoding nuclear transport factor 2 family protein, whose translation MTSTDSARFTRAELISAFATFEETVAHAAQTRDWDPWVEQYTPDVLYIEHAAGTMRGREEVRTWIWRTMTTFPGSYMTSFPSLWSVADEATGRIICELDNPMRDPGDGTVISATNISIVTYAGDGRWSRQEDVYNPLRFVKATVKWCRKAAELGTLTDEAAAWMRQYGGGR comes from the coding sequence GTGACGAGCACGGATTCCGCCCGGTTCACCCGCGCCGAGCTGATCTCGGCGTTCGCGACGTTCGAGGAGACGGTCGCCCACGCCGCGCAGACCCGCGACTGGGATCCCTGGGTCGAGCAGTACACCCCCGACGTCCTCTACATCGAGCACGCCGCGGGCACCATGCGCGGCCGCGAGGAGGTCCGGACATGGATCTGGCGGACCATGACCACCTTTCCTGGCAGCTACATGACGTCGTTCCCGTCGCTGTGGTCGGTCGCCGACGAGGCCACCGGCCGGATCATCTGCGAGCTCGACAACCCGATGCGCGATCCGGGCGACGGCACCGTCATCAGCGCCACCAACATCTCGATCGTCACCTACGCCGGCGACGGTCGGTGGTCCCGGCAGGAGGATGTCTACAACCCGCTGCGGTTCGTCAAGGCGACGGTGAAGTGGTGCCGCAAGGCCGCCGAGCTGGGCACGCTCACCGATGAGGCGGCCGCCTGGATGCGGCAGTACGGGGGTGGGCGGTGA
- a CDS encoding TetR/AcrR family transcriptional regulator codes for MTTATVLPAQGDAFRGRLLDGLAASIAERGYRETTVADIVRHAHTSKRTFYGRFATKEECFVELLRVNNDALIARVRAAVDPEADWDRQIRQAVGAYVDHIAARPAITLSWIRELPGLGAQALPLHRWAIDRLTDMLVDLTGNPGFRRAGKGPLSRPLAVVLLGGLRELTALVFEDGSDVRGLLEPAVTASTALLGG; via the coding sequence ATGACGACGGCGACGGTCCTGCCGGCGCAGGGCGACGCGTTCCGCGGCCGGCTACTCGACGGCCTGGCGGCCTCGATCGCCGAACGCGGATACCGCGAGACCACGGTCGCCGACATCGTCCGCCACGCGCACACCTCCAAGCGCACCTTCTACGGCCGGTTCGCCACGAAGGAGGAGTGCTTCGTCGAACTGCTGCGCGTCAACAACGATGCGTTGATCGCCCGGGTGCGGGCGGCCGTGGATCCGGAGGCCGACTGGGACCGGCAGATCCGCCAGGCGGTCGGCGCCTACGTCGACCACATCGCGGCACGGCCGGCGATCACGCTCAGCTGGATCCGCGAACTGCCCGGACTCGGCGCGCAGGCGCTGCCGCTGCACCGCTGGGCGATCGACCGCCTCACCGACATGCTCGTCGACCTGACCGGCAATCCCGGTTTCCGCCGTGCCGGCAAGGGACCGCTGAGCCGGCCGCTGGCCGTCGTGCTGCTCGGCGGCCTGCGGGAGCTGACCGCGCTGGTCTTCGAGGACGGCAGCGATGTGCGGGGGCTTCTCGAGCCGGCGGTCACCGCGTCGACGGCGCTGCTCGGCGGCTAA
- a CDS encoding PPOX class F420-dependent oxidoreductase, translating into MSPKYATADTVGLEQLLDFVRPRHKMVLTTFRADGSLQSSPVTGGVDGDGRIVIASYPQRAKAANVRRAGRASVVVLSDEFNGPYVQVDGDAEVVDLPEAVDALVEYFRVVAGEHPDWAEYRQAMVDQGKCLIRVVPTRWGPVATGGFPPPR; encoded by the coding sequence ATGTCTCCGAAATACGCCACGGCGGACACCGTCGGACTCGAGCAGCTGCTCGACTTCGTCCGGCCGCGGCACAAGATGGTGCTGACCACGTTCCGCGCCGACGGATCGCTGCAGAGTTCGCCGGTGACCGGTGGCGTGGACGGCGACGGCCGGATCGTCATCGCCAGCTATCCGCAGCGCGCGAAGGCGGCGAACGTCCGCAGGGCGGGGCGGGCCAGCGTGGTCGTGCTCTCCGACGAGTTCAACGGCCCCTACGTCCAGGTGGACGGCGATGCCGAGGTGGTGGACCTGCCCGAGGCCGTCGACGCGCTGGTCGAGTACTTCCGGGTGGTCGCCGGGGAACATCCGGACTGGGCCGAGTACCGGCAGGCGATGGTGGACCAGGGTAAGTGCCTGATCCGCGTGGTGCCCACCCGGTGGGGACCCGTGGCGACCGGCGGTTTCCCGCCGCCGCGGTGA
- the msrA gene encoding peptide-methionine (S)-S-oxide reductase MsrA, protein MTEYKKAILAGGCFWGMQDLIRKQPGVVSTRVGYTGGQNDHPTYRNHPGHAESIEIVYDPAQTDYRALLEFFFQIHDPTTKNRQGNDIGTSYRSAIFYTDEEQKRIALDTIADVDASGLWPGKVVTEVTPAGEFWEAEPEHQDYLERMPWGYTCHFPRPDWKLPKRADAKA, encoded by the coding sequence ATGACCGAGTACAAGAAGGCCATCCTGGCGGGCGGCTGCTTCTGGGGCATGCAGGACCTGATCCGCAAGCAGCCGGGTGTGGTGTCGACGCGCGTCGGTTACACCGGCGGCCAGAACGACCACCCCACCTACCGCAATCACCCGGGCCACGCCGAGTCGATCGAGATCGTCTACGACCCGGCGCAGACCGACTACCGCGCGCTGCTCGAGTTCTTCTTCCAGATCCACGATCCGACGACGAAGAACCGCCAGGGCAACGACATCGGCACCAGCTACCGCTCGGCGATCTTCTACACCGACGAGGAGCAGAAGCGCATCGCGCTCGACACGATCGCCGACGTCGACGCGTCCGGACTGTGGCCGGGCAAGGTGGTCACCGAGGTGACGCCGGCCGGTGAGTTCTGGGAGGCCGAGCCCGAGCACCAGGACTACCTGGAGCGGATGCCGTGGGGGTACACCTGCCACTTCCCGCGCCCGGACTGGAAGCTGCCCAAGCGGGCGGACGCGAAAGCCTGA
- a CDS encoding class I SAM-dependent methyltransferase, with product MLTVDFDRLGIGPGSKVIDVGCGAGRHTFEAYRRGADVIGFDQNAQDLNDVDEILQAMKAQGEAPSSAKAEAVKGDALDLPYADGTFDCVIASEILEHVPQDEQAISELVRVLKPGGALAITVPRWLPERICWLLSDEYHANEGGHIRIYKADELRDKVTAHGLELTHTHHAHALHSPFWWLKCAVGTSKNDHPAVAAYHKLLVWDMMSAPWLTRRGEELLNPLIGKSVALYFRKPAVVDARR from the coding sequence ATGCTGACCGTCGACTTCGACCGGTTGGGAATCGGGCCGGGATCCAAGGTCATCGACGTCGGTTGCGGCGCGGGCAGGCACACCTTCGAGGCCTACCGGCGCGGTGCCGACGTGATCGGCTTCGACCAGAACGCACAGGATCTCAACGACGTCGACGAGATACTGCAGGCGATGAAGGCGCAGGGCGAGGCGCCGTCGTCGGCGAAAGCCGAAGCGGTCAAGGGCGATGCGCTCGACCTGCCCTACGCCGACGGCACCTTCGACTGTGTGATCGCCTCGGAGATCCTCGAACACGTCCCGCAGGACGAGCAGGCCATCTCCGAGCTGGTTCGGGTGCTCAAACCCGGTGGGGCACTGGCGATCACGGTGCCGCGCTGGCTGCCGGAGCGGATCTGCTGGCTGCTGTCCGACGAGTACCACGCCAACGAGGGCGGCCACATCCGCATCTACAAGGCCGACGAACTGCGCGACAAGGTCACCGCGCACGGGCTCGAGCTCACCCACACTCACCACGCCCACGCCCTGCACTCACCGTTCTGGTGGCTCAAGTGCGCGGTCGGCACGTCGAAGAACGACCACCCCGCGGTCGCGGCGTACCACAAGCTGCTGGTGTGGGACATGATGTCGGCGCCCTGGCTCACCCGGCGCGGTGAGGAACTGCTCAATCCGCTGATCGGGAAGAGTGTCGCCCTCTACTTCCGGAAACCGGCGGTCGTGGATGCTCGCCGCTGA
- a CDS encoding prenyltransferase → MLAAELPGIPGVFTPAQCRQTAESIAAEQESSGAIPWFSGGHTDPWDHVESAMALTVAGLIEPARAAYEWSRATQRPDGSWPIQFRNGVVEDANSDSNFCAYIAAGVWHHLLITGDRAFAETMWPVVAKAIDFVLDLQRPNGEISWAQSEAGPIPEALLTGCASIHHSIRCALALADYFDDPQPEWEVAVGRLGHAIVAHPGSFVPKDRHAMEWYYPVLCGALRGPGARTRIDDRWDDFVVPGLGIRCVDDRPWVTGAETCELVMALDAIGDRTRAHQQFAAMHHLREDDGSYWTGLVFADGKRWPEERTTWTGAAVILAADALTGATPGSGIFRGTDLPRGLEDEFDCACAVSDR, encoded by the coding sequence ATGCTCGCCGCTGAGCTGCCCGGGATTCCCGGCGTCTTCACCCCGGCCCAGTGTCGGCAGACCGCCGAGTCCATCGCGGCCGAGCAGGAGTCCTCCGGCGCCATCCCCTGGTTCAGCGGCGGGCACACCGACCCGTGGGACCACGTCGAGTCGGCGATGGCGCTGACCGTCGCCGGTCTGATCGAACCGGCGCGCGCGGCCTACGAGTGGAGCCGCGCCACCCAGCGCCCGGACGGTTCCTGGCCGATCCAGTTCCGCAACGGCGTGGTCGAGGACGCCAACAGCGACAGCAACTTCTGCGCCTACATCGCCGCCGGCGTCTGGCATCACCTGCTGATCACCGGCGACCGCGCGTTCGCGGAGACGATGTGGCCCGTGGTCGCCAAGGCGATCGACTTCGTCCTCGACCTCCAACGCCCGAACGGCGAGATCTCTTGGGCCCAAAGCGAAGCCGGCCCCATTCCCGAGGCGTTGCTGACAGGCTGCGCGAGTATCCACCACAGCATCCGGTGCGCGCTCGCACTCGCCGACTACTTCGACGACCCGCAGCCCGAGTGGGAGGTGGCCGTCGGCCGGCTGGGCCATGCGATCGTGGCGCACCCCGGTTCGTTCGTCCCGAAGGACCGCCACGCGATGGAGTGGTACTACCCGGTGCTGTGCGGCGCCCTGCGCGGCCCGGGTGCGCGCACCCGTATCGACGACCGCTGGGACGATTTCGTGGTGCCGGGCCTGGGCATCAGGTGCGTCGACGACCGACCGTGGGTCACCGGCGCCGAGACATGCGAGCTCGTGATGGCGCTCGACGCGATCGGTGACCGGACGCGGGCACACCAGCAGTTCGCGGCCATGCACCATCTCCGCGAGGACGACGGATCCTATTGGACCGGACTCGTTTTCGCCGACGGCAAGCGCTGGCCGGAGGAGCGCACCACCTGGACCGGCGCCGCCGTCATCCTCGCCGCCGACGCGCTGACCGGCGCCACCCCGGGCAGCGGGATCTTCCGCGGCACGGACCTGCCGCGGGGCCTCGAGGACGAGTTCGACTGCGCGTGCGCCGTCAGCGACCGCTGA